The following are encoded in a window of Candidatus Afararchaeum irisae genomic DNA:
- a CDS encoding thiolase domain-containing protein, which translates to MTTTKVAGVSSTDFGKHVDSSARELFSEAALDAVDDAGITPGDLDAVYFSNFIGEFSEHQGHMGPLMSDYIGARDAASIRIESACASAGVAFTQAYKAVAGGFYDAVVVGGSETMHTLGTAKATDGLAVAADDKYEVQTGLTFPGLYALMARRHMEEFGTTKEDLAEVAVKNHKNALNNPIAQYHQEIDIDDVVDARTIATPLGLYDACPITDGASAAVIVSEEFAKENDIDAEVTVEASGHSSDAIALQDRATISRTPAAEIAADQAYEQAGIEPDDVDVCEVHDCFTIAEIIAIESLGFYERGEGAKGAREGETHVDGRIPVNTSGGLKAKGHPVGATGVAQVVDITKQLEGRHPNQVEDAEVGLTHNAGGSVASAAVHIFRRD; encoded by the coding sequence CTGACGACAACTAAGGTTGCGGGGGTTTCGAGCACCGACTTCGGAAAGCACGTCGACTCGTCGGCGCGGGAGCTCTTCAGCGAGGCGGCTCTCGACGCGGTAGACGACGCCGGAATTACGCCGGGTGACCTCGACGCAGTCTACTTCTCGAACTTCATCGGCGAGTTCTCGGAGCACCAGGGACATATGGGTCCTCTGATGTCGGACTACATCGGCGCGCGCGACGCCGCGTCGATACGTATAGAGAGCGCGTGTGCGTCGGCGGGGGTCGCCTTCACTCAGGCGTACAAGGCGGTCGCCGGAGGCTTCTACGACGCAGTAGTCGTCGGAGGCTCCGAGACGATGCACACACTCGGCACTGCGAAGGCTACAGACGGTCTCGCAGTCGCAGCCGACGACAAGTACGAGGTTCAGACGGGTCTGACCTTCCCCGGACTCTATGCTCTGATGGCGAGGAGACATATGGAGGAGTTCGGCACCACGAAGGAGGATCTCGCCGAGGTCGCTGTCAAGAACCACAAGAACGCCCTCAACAACCCTATCGCCCAGTACCACCAGGAGATCGATATCGACGATGTTGTCGACGCGCGTACGATAGCTACTCCGCTCGGACTCTACGACGCGTGTCCCATAACCGACGGAGCGAGTGCCGCCGTGATAGTCAGCGAGGAGTTCGCGAAGGAGAACGACATAGACGCCGAGGTCACTGTCGAGGCGAGCGGACACTCTAGCGACGCGATAGCACTCCAGGACAGGGCGACTATATCGAGGACTCCCGCCGCCGAGATCGCCGCAGACCAGGCGTACGAACAGGCGGGAATAGAGCCCGACGACGTAGATGTCTGTGAGGTTCACGACTGTTTCACTATCGCGGAGATAATCGCGATAGAGTCGCTCGGCTTCTACGAGAGAGGAGAGGGCGCGAAGGGCGCGCGCGAGGGCGAGACACACGTCGACGGACGTATTCCCGTCAACACCTCGGGCGGACTCAAGGCGAAGGGACATCCCGTCGGAGCCACCGGAGTCGCACAGGTCGTCGACATCACCAAACAGCTCGAAGGACGCCATCCCAACCAGGTGGAAGACGCCGAGGTGGGTCTGACACACAACGCGGGTGGTAGCGTCGCGAGCGCAGCCGTACATATATTCAGGAGGGACTGA
- a CDS encoding Zn-ribbon domain-containing OB-fold protein, translating into MPSYTEFVDMVEMGDPIYLECEDCGGTGLPPRKACPDCGSRHVIEKELPKTGEVATFTQIHVPTPMFQGDAPFTVVVAEFDDVDLRLTGQLRDADGDEIQIGDEVEVGAEEHDEADRVITFTAA; encoded by the coding sequence ATGCCATCGTATACTGAGTTCGTCGACATGGTTGAGATGGGCGATCCTATATACCTCGAGTGTGAGGACTGCGGCGGAACGGGTCTCCCGCCGAGGAAGGCGTGTCCCGACTGCGGGTCGCGCCACGTGATCGAGAAGGAGCTTCCGAAGACGGGCGAGGTCGCGACCTTCACCCAGATACATGTTCCGACGCCTATGTTCCAGGGCGACGCGCCGTTTACGGTCGTAGTCGCCGAGTTCGATGACGTCGACCTGCGTCTCACCGGACAGCTCAGAGACGCTGACGGAGACGAGATTCAGATAGGCGACGAGGTGGAGGTCGGAGCCGAGGAACACGACGAAGCCGACCGCGTCATAACATTCACCGCGGCTTAG
- a CDS encoding ferritin-like domain-containing protein — protein MTNQEVVDLLKKAYEDEIETVMNYLANSIILDGVSAEEIKESLNADIQEELNHAEMLGRRLKELDERPPASYDFEARQESMQPPEDSTDVVSVIDGVIDAEKDAIETYRSIIEKADEANDPVTEDLAVQLLTDEESHHAEFKSFRKEFE, from the coding sequence ATGACGAACCAAGAGGTCGTCGACCTACTCAAGAAGGCGTATGAGGACGAGATCGAGACAGTGATGAACTACCTCGCCAACTCGATAATACTCGACGGCGTGAGCGCCGAGGAGATAAAGGAGTCACTCAACGCCGACATACAGGAGGAGCTGAACCACGCCGAGATGTTAGGAAGACGTCTCAAGGAGCTAGATGAACGTCCGCCCGCGTCGTATGACTTCGAGGCTCGACAGGAGTCCATGCAGCCTCCCGAGGACTCGACCGACGTCGTGTCGGTAATAGACGGCGTCATAGACGCCGAGAAAGACGCCATAGAGACATACAGGTCGATAATAGAGAAGGCTGACGAGGCGAACGACCCCGTTACTGAAGACCTCGCCGTACAGCTTCTCACCGACGAGGAGTCACACCACGCCGAGTTCAAGAGCTTCCGTAAGGAGTTCGAGTAG